The following proteins are encoded in a genomic region of Arthrobacter jiangjiafuii:
- a CDS encoding MFS transporter, with product MPTDAPIKRRPALRRRRLRVDDVNVVDKSMMKKAVGGTVVGNTMEWFDIGVYGYLAVTMGAVFLSEADASAQLIFSLGVFAATFLARPLGGVIFGRLGDRLGRQKTLATTLILMAASTFVIGLLPGYDQIGMWAPVLLVLMKLIQGFSTGGEYAGATTFVTEYASDKRRGYLSSILDLGSYMGFALGAGVVSIMQLSLSAETMLDWGWRIPFLIAGPLGMIAIYFRLKIEESPAFQATLDAQEENAASDNPDESVTPPGTMAMIGLYWRPIIVAMVLVAAANTVGYTLTSYMPSYLTDSMGYDALHGTLLTIPVLVLMALCIPMAGKLSDRIGRRPVLLMGAGSTIVLAVPAFMLIGLGPVWSTLLGLVLLAVPVTLYVSNLASALPALFTTASRYGAMGISYNFAVAIFGGTAPLIMQGLINLTDNEMMPAFWLMATSVVGAVAVFIMKESANRPMPGSMPSVDTVAEARELVATQDENPRLDVDSLPFGAESESVDSERR from the coding sequence ATGCCTACCGATGCACCGATTAAGCGCCGCCCTGCCCTGAGGCGGCGGCGCCTTCGTGTCGACGATGTGAACGTCGTCGACAAATCAATGATGAAAAAGGCCGTCGGCGGAACCGTCGTCGGCAACACCATGGAATGGTTTGACATCGGTGTCTACGGCTACCTCGCCGTCACTATGGGTGCTGTATTCCTCTCCGAGGCTGACGCCTCCGCCCAGCTGATCTTCAGCCTGGGCGTCTTCGCTGCAACCTTCCTGGCCCGCCCGCTCGGCGGCGTCATCTTCGGGCGCCTCGGTGACCGCCTGGGCCGCCAGAAGACCCTGGCCACCACGCTGATCCTGATGGCAGCCTCGACATTCGTCATCGGGCTGCTGCCCGGCTATGACCAGATCGGCATGTGGGCTCCGGTCCTCCTCGTGCTCATGAAGCTCATCCAGGGGTTCTCCACCGGCGGCGAGTATGCCGGCGCCACCACCTTCGTGACCGAATACGCCTCGGACAAGCGCCGCGGCTACCTCTCCAGCATCCTGGACCTGGGCAGCTACATGGGCTTCGCCCTGGGTGCCGGCGTGGTCTCCATCATGCAGCTGTCCCTCAGCGCCGAGACCATGCTGGACTGGGGCTGGCGCATTCCGTTCCTGATCGCCGGCCCGCTCGGCATGATCGCGATCTACTTCCGTTTGAAGATCGAAGAATCCCCGGCATTCCAGGCCACCCTGGATGCCCAGGAGGAAAACGCTGCTTCGGACAACCCCGACGAGTCGGTCACGCCTCCCGGCACCATGGCCATGATCGGCCTCTACTGGCGTCCGATCATCGTCGCCATGGTCCTGGTCGCCGCTGCGAACACCGTGGGCTACACACTGACGTCCTACATGCCGTCCTACCTGACGGACTCCATGGGTTATGACGCCCTGCACGGCACCCTGCTGACCATCCCGGTCCTGGTGCTGATGGCCCTGTGCATCCCGATGGCCGGGAAGCTCTCAGACCGCATCGGCCGCCGGCCGGTCCTGCTGATGGGTGCCGGTTCCACCATTGTGCTGGCGGTTCCGGCGTTCATGCTGATCGGCCTGGGCCCGGTCTGGTCCACCCTGCTGGGCCTGGTCCTGCTGGCCGTGCCCGTCACGCTGTACGTGTCCAACCTGGCCTCGGCGCTGCCTGCCCTGTTCACCACGGCCAGCCGCTACGGCGCCATGGGCATCTCGTACAACTTTGCCGTGGCCATCTTCGGCGGCACCGCGCCGTTGATCATGCAGGGCCTGATCAACCTCACGGACAACGAAATGATGCCGGCCTTCTGGCTGATGGCGACCTCCGTCGTCGGCGCCGTCGCGGTCTTCATCATGAAGGAATCCGCCAACCGTCCGATGCCGGGCTCCATGCCCAGCGTGGACACCGTGGCCGAAGCCCGCGAGCTGGTGGCGACCCAGGATGAGAACCCCCGGCTCGACGTCGATTCGCTGCCTTTCGGCGCCGAGTCCGAATCGGTGGATTCAGAGCGCAGGTAA
- a CDS encoding siderophore-interacting protein, which yields MTQVSTRTGATALPRRARRASSAGAVICFDVEVRKVVRLSGNFQRITFAGQCLSEFGVQGQTHDLRIKVVVPSVDDGGNRLPLPEFDCSDNGWYRNWLALAQEARGSMRTYTVRAARCSGEDPEIDVDFVLHFDAEGKGGPASSWAATAAPGDRVSIIGPNVAQCVTAESYGGIEWRPGMARHILLAGDETAVPAITAILESLPSDITGHALLEVPDSADIQPAPTASSVQIRWLPRAGRPHGELLEGAVRATVALPGWASVDGGPIPHPRPEMEDVNVDEAILWETPQRLTPAAVLSSPNPQTPAGALPFYAWIAGEAGMVRGLRRYLVSEAGIDRKQVAFMGYWRSGRAEL from the coding sequence ATGACGCAGGTCAGCACCCGAACCGGAGCAACGGCGCTTCCCCGCAGGGCACGCCGTGCTTCAAGCGCGGGAGCGGTGATCTGCTTCGATGTCGAAGTGCGGAAGGTGGTGCGGCTGAGCGGAAACTTCCAGCGGATCACGTTTGCCGGGCAGTGCCTGTCCGAGTTCGGCGTGCAGGGGCAGACCCACGACCTGCGGATCAAGGTGGTGGTGCCGTCGGTGGACGACGGCGGCAACCGGCTTCCGCTGCCGGAGTTCGACTGCAGCGACAACGGCTGGTACCGGAACTGGCTGGCCCTGGCACAGGAGGCCCGCGGTTCGATGCGCACCTACACAGTCCGCGCCGCCCGCTGCTCCGGTGAGGACCCGGAGATCGACGTCGACTTTGTGCTGCATTTCGATGCCGAGGGCAAGGGCGGCCCGGCTTCCAGCTGGGCGGCCACGGCGGCACCCGGGGACCGGGTCAGCATCATCGGCCCCAACGTGGCTCAGTGCGTTACCGCGGAATCCTACGGCGGCATCGAGTGGCGCCCCGGGATGGCACGGCACATCCTGCTCGCCGGCGACGAGACAGCAGTTCCTGCCATCACCGCCATCCTGGAGTCGCTGCCGTCGGACATCACCGGGCACGCCCTCCTGGAAGTCCCTGACAGCGCGGATATCCAGCCCGCTCCCACCGCCTCGTCGGTCCAGATCAGGTGGCTGCCCCGCGCCGGCCGACCGCACGGCGAGCTGCTGGAAGGGGCGGTCCGCGCAACAGTGGCCCTTCCCGGCTGGGCATCGGTGGACGGCGGGCCCATTCCGCACCCCCGCCCCGAGATGGAAGACGTCAACGTGGACGAGGCCATCCTGTGGGAAACACCGCAGCGGCTGACTCCGGCCGCGGTGTTGTCCTCGCCGAATCCGCAGACCCCCGCCGGTGCGCTGCCCTTTTACGCCTGGATCGCCGGTGAAGCTGGCATGGTCCGCGGCCTGCGCCGGTATCTGGTGAGCGAAGCGGGGATTGACCGCAAGCAGGTCGCCTTCATGGGTTACTGGCGCAGCGGACGCGCTGAACTCTAG
- a CDS encoding glucose-1-phosphate adenylyltransferase family protein produces MQVPRILTIILAGGTGGRLGPLTDHRAKPAMPVAGSYRLIDIALSNLHNSGMTDVWIVEQYKPKSLNDHLVSGRPWDLDRTNGGLRVLPPYQGGEGEGFAEGNADALYRQAGYIREYDPDLVLVLSADHLYTMDFRDVVATHHDAGAALTVVTTKIRNNPSDHGVVQVNGGTVTGFEYKPEQPKTDLVAAEIFLYDAGVLLTAMDDLVEREGQLEDYGDQLIPYLVQTEKVAEHRLEGYWRDMGTPRSYHQGHMDLIDGHGLDFDNPQWPILSAAPRRLPGFAGETAKVSSSLLAPGSRVEGTIHRSVLGPGAVVEAGAEVDSCVILGDVRISSGAKLRNAIVDAGAVIGGGTSLDGAELDPDAGVVVIGADGALGTPPSS; encoded by the coding sequence ATGCAGGTGCCACGGATCCTGACCATCATTCTTGCCGGCGGTACCGGCGGCCGCTTGGGCCCGCTCACCGACCACCGGGCCAAGCCGGCCATGCCCGTGGCCGGCTCCTACCGGCTGATCGACATAGCACTGTCCAATCTGCACAACAGCGGCATGACCGATGTGTGGATCGTGGAGCAGTACAAACCCAAATCCCTCAATGACCATCTGGTCAGCGGGCGGCCCTGGGACCTGGACCGGACCAATGGCGGCCTGCGCGTGCTGCCGCCGTACCAGGGCGGTGAAGGCGAAGGGTTCGCAGAAGGAAACGCCGATGCCCTCTACCGGCAGGCCGGTTACATCCGCGAATACGATCCGGATCTGGTCCTGGTGCTCAGCGCGGACCACCTCTACACGATGGACTTCCGCGACGTCGTCGCCACGCACCACGACGCCGGGGCTGCCCTGACGGTGGTCACCACCAAAATCCGCAACAACCCCTCGGACCACGGGGTGGTTCAGGTCAACGGCGGCACCGTCACCGGCTTCGAGTACAAGCCGGAACAGCCGAAAACGGACCTCGTGGCCGCCGAGATCTTCCTGTACGACGCCGGCGTGCTGCTCACCGCCATGGACGACCTGGTGGAGCGGGAGGGCCAGCTTGAAGACTACGGCGACCAGCTGATTCCCTACCTGGTGCAGACCGAGAAGGTCGCCGAACACCGGCTGGAGGGCTACTGGCGGGACATGGGCACGCCGCGCAGCTACCACCAGGGCCACATGGACCTCATTGACGGCCACGGCCTGGACTTCGACAATCCGCAGTGGCCCATTCTCAGCGCCGCACCGCGGCGGCTGCCCGGTTTCGCCGGAGAAACCGCCAAGGTCTCCAGCAGCCTGCTCGCACCCGGCTCCCGTGTGGAGGGAACCATCCACCGCAGCGTCCTCGGCCCGGGCGCGGTTGTCGAGGCGGGGGCCGAGGTCGATTCCTGCGTCATTTTGGGCGATGTCCGGATCAGCTCCGGAGCGAAGCTGCGCAACGCGATCGTCGACGCCGGGGCCGTGATCGGCGGCGGGACGAGCCTTGACGGGGCGGAGCTGGATCCCGACGCCGGCGTGGTGGTCATCGGTGCCGACGGCGCCCTCGGCACGCCGCCGTCGTCTTAA
- a CDS encoding diacylglycerol/lipid kinase family protein, producing MASSASSAAGTRRRAAVVVNPIKKTDYDIRALIDGICRDEGWDEPMWLETTKEDPGRGMAREALEAGVDLVIAAGGDGTVRCVAAELTGTDTPLGLLPLGTGNLLARNLDIAVDDPEGAVTAALTGTDRRIDVVHVTLDRELKGDVFLVMAGLGYDAALMGDTNDALKDRVGWLAYVDAGVRNLPGKPVKSTIRMDGGKEISGHPRSVMGGNCGKIVGGLEIFPGARIDDGLLDIMTMAPKGRFGWFAVVAGLLRRGKGKGTSVEYYQCKEAEIFTEVPQEFEVDGDHLGKASHVAFRVDPSALRVRMAHGKKDPAILSDPQV from the coding sequence ATGGCCAGCTCAGCCAGCTCAGCCGCCGGAACGCGCCGGCGCGCCGCCGTCGTCGTGAATCCCATCAAGAAGACGGACTATGACATCCGTGCCCTTATCGACGGAATCTGCAGGGATGAGGGGTGGGATGAGCCGATGTGGCTGGAAACCACCAAGGAGGATCCCGGCCGCGGCATGGCCCGCGAGGCCTTGGAAGCCGGTGTGGACCTGGTGATCGCCGCTGGTGGAGACGGCACGGTGCGCTGCGTCGCAGCGGAGCTGACCGGTACGGACACCCCGCTTGGCCTGCTGCCGCTGGGAACCGGTAACCTCCTGGCCCGGAACCTGGACATAGCCGTGGATGATCCGGAAGGCGCCGTCACCGCAGCCCTCACTGGCACCGACCGCCGCATCGACGTCGTGCATGTCACCCTGGACCGGGAATTGAAGGGCGACGTTTTCCTGGTCATGGCAGGCCTGGGTTACGACGCAGCCCTGATGGGCGATACGAATGACGCGCTCAAGGACCGCGTTGGCTGGCTGGCCTATGTTGACGCCGGCGTCCGCAATCTCCCCGGCAAGCCGGTCAAGAGCACCATCCGGATGGACGGCGGCAAGGAAATCTCCGGCCATCCCCGTTCTGTGATGGGCGGAAACTGCGGAAAGATCGTGGGCGGCCTGGAGATTTTCCCCGGCGCCCGGATCGACGACGGTTTGCTGGACATCATGACCATGGCGCCCAAGGGGCGGTTCGGCTGGTTCGCCGTCGTCGCCGGGCTGCTGCGCCGGGGCAAAGGAAAAGGAACCTCGGTGGAGTACTACCAGTGCAAGGAAGCGGAGATCTTCACCGAGGTTCCGCAGGAATTCGAGGTCGACGGCGACCATTTGGGGAAGGCCTCGCACGTGGCCTTCCGGGTTGACCCCAGTGCCCTGCGGGTCCGGATGGCGCACGGGAAGAAAGACCCGGCGATCCTGTCCGACCCGCAGGTCTAG
- a CDS encoding M23 family metallopeptidase has protein sequence MRYISELKARVLNWATDNRPPGLEMKSAVGKHLPEKVPTKVSAFAKQLPEKLPPAVTELAKQLPEKLPPAVRAGSLKRDWLSTPLRKTAVLSAGTAVALGGVVVGTAHATEPFEIERTSVVSQLDELLYGKTDPGAGNATGSAASGGEAGAGEAGAGEGQTGGDPGTGAAGAEASTEGGDAAADAEGGKHESAAAPETGEAQAPAEEAAPAEEPAPEPVAEEPAPSVPLDDIWVTNEFGWRSNVNPLMPAGAAELHNGIDFGANTGTPVKSFAEGTVTYAEYHQYGGLRVVIDHGNGLETTYNHMNEILVDVGQHVDFNQQIGTVGTTGNSTGPHLHFEMLRDGEYIDPAPLLGL, from the coding sequence ATGCGATACATTTCCGAGCTCAAGGCCCGGGTTCTGAACTGGGCCACTGATAACCGGCCCCCGGGGCTGGAGATGAAGTCGGCAGTTGGAAAGCACCTGCCCGAGAAGGTTCCGACGAAGGTGTCCGCCTTTGCCAAGCAGCTGCCCGAGAAGCTTCCTCCGGCGGTAACCGAACTCGCCAAGCAGCTGCCCGAAAAGCTTCCCCCGGCGGTTAGGGCCGGGTCCCTGAAGCGGGACTGGTTGTCCACGCCGCTGCGCAAGACCGCTGTCCTGAGCGCCGGAACGGCCGTGGCCCTGGGTGGGGTCGTTGTGGGAACAGCGCATGCAACAGAGCCGTTTGAGATAGAGCGCACGTCGGTTGTTTCGCAACTGGATGAGCTCCTGTACGGCAAGACGGATCCGGGAGCCGGGAACGCAACCGGTTCTGCGGCGAGCGGCGGCGAAGCCGGCGCAGGGGAAGCCGGCGCAGGTGAAGGCCAGACAGGCGGAGACCCCGGGACGGGCGCCGCAGGAGCCGAAGCCTCGACAGAAGGCGGCGACGCTGCCGCTGATGCCGAAGGTGGCAAACACGAATCCGCAGCCGCACCGGAAACCGGTGAAGCGCAGGCCCCGGCAGAAGAGGCAGCTCCGGCTGAGGAACCCGCTCCCGAGCCCGTCGCCGAGGAACCGGCACCGTCGGTGCCCCTGGACGACATTTGGGTGACCAATGAGTTTGGCTGGCGGTCCAATGTGAATCCGCTGATGCCCGCAGGAGCCGCGGAGCTCCATAACGGCATCGACTTCGGCGCCAATACCGGTACCCCCGTAAAGTCCTTCGCCGAGGGCACGGTCACCTACGCGGAATACCACCAGTACGGCGGCCTGCGGGTGGTGATTGACCACGGTAACGGCCTGGAGACCACCTACAACCACATGAACGAGATCCTCGTCGACGTGGGACAGCACGTGGACTTCAACCAGCAGATCGGTACGGTCGGTACCACCGGTAACTCCACCGGACCCCACCTGCACTTCGAGATGCTCCGCGACGGCGAGTACATCGATCCCGCGCCCCTGCTGGGTCTCTGA
- a CDS encoding FecCD family ABC transporter permease → MSALLDRNPKAPGSGTAADIVRSARRRTSRRLGTVIAALGAAVVVLFAVNILLGTYTVTIPDFFRILGGEQLQGATYIVMESKLPRAVIGTMVGAAFGIAGSIFQTMLRNPLASPDIIGISYGASASAVVAIIVFGAAGTSVSLAALAGALLVALAIYLLARRGGAAGYRLILVGIGFAAVLQAIVTFLMTRTDARTATQALVWLNGSLNPASWDRAVVLAGALLVLLPAVAVLARQLRGLELGDDAAAGLGLRVEASRLGLLITGVALAAVATAAAGPISFVAFLSGPIAHRLLRGRHSLAASALVGAVIVLAADFAGANLVPGISLPVGVVTGALGAPFLLWLLVTSNRVGRGG, encoded by the coding sequence GTGAGTGCACTGTTGGACCGGAACCCGAAGGCCCCGGGCTCCGGAACCGCGGCAGACATTGTCCGCTCAGCCCGCCGCCGCACCTCCCGGCGGTTGGGCACCGTCATCGCCGCCCTGGGCGCCGCCGTCGTCGTTCTCTTTGCCGTGAACATCCTGCTGGGCACCTACACGGTGACCATTCCCGACTTTTTCCGCATCCTTGGCGGCGAGCAGCTGCAGGGCGCCACCTACATCGTGATGGAGAGCAAGCTGCCCCGGGCCGTGATCGGCACCATGGTGGGTGCCGCCTTCGGGATCGCCGGCAGCATTTTCCAGACCATGCTGCGCAACCCGCTGGCCAGCCCGGACATCATCGGTATCAGCTACGGCGCCAGCGCCAGTGCCGTGGTGGCCATTATCGTCTTCGGCGCGGCCGGCACCTCCGTGTCCCTGGCCGCGCTGGCCGGTGCCCTGCTGGTGGCACTGGCGATCTACCTGCTCGCCAGGCGCGGGGGAGCGGCCGGGTACCGGCTGATCCTGGTCGGCATCGGCTTCGCCGCCGTCCTGCAGGCCATTGTCACCTTCCTCATGACGCGCACCGACGCCCGGACCGCCACGCAGGCCCTGGTTTGGCTGAACGGGTCGCTGAATCCGGCCAGCTGGGACCGCGCCGTGGTGCTGGCCGGCGCGCTGCTGGTGCTGCTGCCGGCCGTGGCAGTGCTCGCGCGGCAGCTGCGCGGTCTGGAACTGGGCGACGACGCCGCCGCCGGGCTCGGCCTGCGCGTGGAGGCATCCCGGCTGGGACTGCTCATCACCGGCGTCGCCCTGGCCGCAGTGGCCACAGCAGCAGCCGGACCGATCTCCTTTGTGGCCTTCCTGTCCGGGCCCATCGCGCACCGCCTGCTGCGCGGCCGCCATTCCCTGGCAGCATCCGCCCTGGTGGGAGCGGTGATCGTGCTCGCCGCTGACTTTGCCGGCGCCAACCTGGTGCCTGGCATTTCCCTGCCGGTGGGAGTGGTGACCGGCGCCCTGGGTGCCCCTTTCCTGCTGTGGCTGCTGGTCACATCCAACCGTGTAGGCCGAGGAGGCTAA
- a CDS encoding FecCD family ABC transporter permease, producing MNFRHPAQASQDIEQEQGPAALAPARPAQPARKAALLAAAVVLLAVSCLASVAFGARAVSFETLVQALTAFDPENGDHAVVLSRVPRTVLGLLAGGALGLAGAAMQGVARNPLADPGILGVNAGAAFFVVIGIYLFGISAFSGYVWFALAGAAVAAVLVYTVASLGREGATPLKLALAGAALSAGLSSLMNAVLVSSQQTLDIFRFWQMGSLAGSGWDVITAVLPFLAVGAAITLGAGRALNGLSLGDDLARGLGQRVALSRGITALGVVLLCGAATAAVGPIAFVGLVIPHMVRSFTGPDYRWILPFSLVLAPVLLLLADIAGRLALPPGEIPVGVMTAVIGAPVFIWLVRRRKQAQL from the coding sequence GTGAACTTTCGCCACCCCGCGCAGGCATCTCAGGACATCGAGCAGGAGCAGGGTCCAGCGGCCCTGGCACCGGCCAGGCCCGCGCAGCCCGCCCGAAAGGCCGCCCTGCTGGCCGCCGCCGTCGTGCTGCTCGCGGTATCCTGCCTGGCCTCAGTGGCCTTCGGCGCGCGGGCCGTGTCCTTTGAAACGCTGGTGCAGGCACTGACCGCCTTCGACCCTGAGAACGGCGACCACGCGGTGGTCCTGTCCCGGGTGCCACGCACCGTCCTGGGCCTGTTGGCCGGCGGTGCGCTGGGCCTGGCCGGAGCCGCGATGCAGGGGGTGGCCCGCAATCCGCTGGCCGATCCGGGAATCCTGGGCGTAAACGCCGGCGCTGCATTCTTCGTGGTGATCGGCATTTACCTGTTCGGCATCTCGGCCTTTAGCGGCTACGTCTGGTTTGCCCTGGCCGGCGCCGCGGTGGCCGCAGTGCTGGTGTACACCGTGGCCAGCCTGGGCCGTGAAGGGGCGACGCCTCTCAAGCTGGCCCTGGCCGGAGCCGCCCTCTCCGCAGGACTGAGCTCCCTGATGAACGCCGTGCTGGTCTCCAGCCAGCAGACGCTGGACATCTTCCGGTTCTGGCAGATGGGCTCTCTCGCCGGCAGCGGCTGGGACGTGATCACCGCCGTCCTTCCGTTCCTGGCTGTCGGCGCCGCCATCACCCTCGGGGCGGGCCGCGCCCTGAACGGTCTTTCCCTGGGCGATGACCTGGCCCGGGGGCTGGGCCAGCGGGTGGCTCTGAGCCGCGGCATCACCGCGCTCGGCGTGGTTCTTCTGTGCGGTGCAGCCACCGCCGCAGTCGGACCCATTGCGTTTGTCGGGCTGGTGATTCCGCATATGGTGCGCTCCTTCACCGGGCCGGACTACCGCTGGATCCTGCCGTTCTCGCTGGTCCTGGCACCGGTCCTGCTGCTGCTCGCCGACATCGCCGGCCGCCTGGCCCTGCCTCCGGGCGAAATCCCGGTAGGGGTCATGACCGCTGTGATCGGTGCCCCGGTCTTCATCTGGCTGGTCCGGCGCCGGAAGCAGGCCCAGCTGTGA
- the rpmB gene encoding 50S ribosomal protein L28 → MAAYCQVTGAIPGFGHSISHSHRRNKRRFDPNIQKKRYWVPSLRRNVTLQVSARGIKTIDVRGIDAVITDLISKGVKL, encoded by the coding sequence ATGGCAGCATACTGCCAGGTAACCGGAGCCATTCCCGGCTTTGGTCACAGCATTTCGCACTCGCACCGCCGCAACAAGCGCCGGTTCGACCCGAATATTCAGAAGAAGCGCTACTGGGTTCCGTCCCTGCGCCGCAACGTGACGCTGCAGGTTTCGGCCCGCGGGATCAAGACGATCGACGTGCGCGGTATCGACGCCGTCATCACTGACCTTATCTCGAAGGGTGTGAAGCTCTAG
- a CDS encoding SGNH/GDSL hydrolase family protein: MTFDSRYVALGDSFTEGVGDWDESRPNGVRGWADRVAEQLILADSSWGYANLAIRGKKLHQVLAEQVDAAIALEPTLVTIYAGGNDILRPKVDIDAIVDAYDAGIAKLCASGAAVLVFTGFDSGKSPVFGATRGRTALYNELVREAADRHGAELVDYWRMKELQDERFWDIDRLHMSPAGHMLTAKKVLEVLRRTDAIDLPELEAPPARTRAERLRHDAQWAREYLGPWVGRRLRGVSSGDNLTAKYPVPVHIRPSAGN, from the coding sequence GTGACTTTTGATTCTCGTTATGTGGCCTTGGGCGATTCCTTTACCGAAGGCGTGGGGGACTGGGACGAATCCCGGCCCAACGGCGTCCGCGGCTGGGCGGACCGCGTGGCCGAGCAGCTGATCCTTGCGGATTCCTCCTGGGGCTACGCCAATCTCGCGATCCGCGGCAAAAAACTGCATCAGGTACTGGCGGAGCAGGTGGACGCAGCGATCGCGCTGGAACCGACCCTGGTCACCATTTATGCCGGCGGCAACGACATCCTGCGCCCGAAGGTGGACATTGATGCGATTGTGGACGCCTACGACGCCGGCATCGCGAAGCTCTGCGCGTCCGGGGCAGCAGTGCTCGTATTCACCGGCTTTGACTCCGGCAAATCTCCGGTTTTCGGTGCCACCCGCGGACGCACCGCCCTGTACAACGAGCTGGTGCGGGAGGCCGCGGACCGCCATGGGGCCGAGCTGGTGGATTATTGGCGGATGAAGGAACTCCAGGACGAGCGGTTCTGGGACATCGACCGGCTCCACATGTCACCGGCCGGGCACATGCTCACCGCCAAGAAGGTCCTGGAAGTCCTGCGCCGCACCGACGCGATCGACCTGCCGGAGCTGGAGGCGCCGCCCGCCCGGACCCGCGCCGAGCGGCTGCGGCATGATGCCCAGTGGGCCCGGGAATACCTGGGGCCGTGGGTCGGACGCAGGCTGCGGGGCGTCTCCTCCGGAGACAACCTCACCGCGAAGTACCCGGTGCCGGTGCATATCCGGCCATCGGCAGGCAATTGA
- a CDS encoding ABC transporter ATP-binding protein codes for MGNPKNSQTPEAPQTPQSLSAQDLVLSYGERIVVDGLSVTLPAGKITMIVGANACGKSTLLRGLSRLLKPAGGTVLLGGSDIRSKPAREVARTLGLLPQTPTAPDGITVADLVGRGRYPHQGWFRQWTPADDDAVAAALEATGTLELAERNVDELSGGQRQRVWIAMALAQETEILLLDEPTTFLDVTHQIEVLDLVTDLNRRAGTTVAIVLHDLNLAARYADHLIAMKGGAITAQGAPADVVTEDLVQDVFGLVSRVITDPVSGTPMVVPLGRHHGSAPKPAAPPAPGGYLPNPHEIRSARNTDTRLEAAS; via the coding sequence ATGGGCAACCCGAAAAACTCCCAGACCCCGGAAGCTCCCCAGACCCCGCAGTCGCTCAGCGCGCAGGACCTGGTGCTCTCCTACGGGGAGCGCATCGTGGTGGACGGCCTGTCCGTGACGCTGCCCGCCGGCAAGATCACCATGATCGTTGGCGCCAACGCGTGTGGAAAGTCGACCCTGCTGCGCGGACTTTCCCGCCTGCTCAAGCCTGCCGGCGGCACAGTGCTGCTCGGCGGCAGCGATATCCGCTCCAAGCCCGCCCGCGAGGTCGCCCGCACCCTGGGCCTGCTGCCGCAGACCCCCACCGCCCCCGACGGCATCACAGTGGCCGACCTGGTGGGCCGCGGCCGCTATCCGCACCAGGGCTGGTTCCGGCAGTGGACCCCGGCAGACGACGACGCCGTGGCCGCCGCGCTGGAAGCCACCGGAACGCTGGAGCTGGCCGAACGGAATGTGGACGAGCTCTCCGGCGGGCAGCGCCAGCGGGTCTGGATTGCCATGGCCCTGGCGCAGGAGACGGAGATCCTGCTGCTGGATGAGCCGACCACCTTCCTGGATGTCACCCACCAGATCGAGGTGCTTGACCTGGTCACCGACCTGAACCGCCGCGCCGGCACCACGGTGGCCATTGTCCTGCATGACCTGAACCTGGCCGCCCGCTACGCGGATCACCTGATCGCCATGAAGGGCGGCGCCATCACTGCCCAGGGCGCACCCGCCGACGTCGTGACCGAAGACCTGGTCCAGGACGTATTTGGACTTGTTTCCAGGGTCATCACTGATCCCGTCTCCGGGACGCCTATGGTGGTTCCTTTGGGCCGTCACCACGGGTCGGCGCCGAAACCGGCTGCTCCGCCCGCTCCCGGCGGATACCTGCCGAACCCGCACGAGATCCGATCCGCCCGGAACACCGATACCCGCCTGGAGGCAGCATCATGA
- a CDS encoding MarR family winged helix-turn-helix transcriptional regulator has translation MSDSDAPSPRWLNPDERRAWLALYAVATRLTPTLDAELFRESRITLFDYHVLAMASEAPGRKLPMSELAARSNASLSRLSHVVKKLENRGWMERRPSPDDARVTTAALTGEGMDALAGLAPGHVETVRELVFDGLDARDVEDLERVGRKILARIEPGTNVLDPLNPSER, from the coding sequence ATGAGTGACTCAGATGCTCCTTCGCCCCGGTGGCTGAACCCCGATGAGCGGCGGGCCTGGCTGGCCCTGTACGCCGTGGCAACCCGGCTGACACCCACGCTGGACGCCGAGCTGTTCCGTGAATCACGCATCACGCTCTTCGATTACCACGTGCTCGCGATGGCCTCGGAGGCACCCGGGCGCAAGCTGCCGATGAGTGAACTCGCAGCCCGCTCCAACGCCTCCCTCTCCCGCCTCTCCCACGTGGTCAAAAAGCTGGAAAACCGTGGCTGGATGGAACGCCGCCCGTCCCCCGACGATGCGCGGGTCACCACCGCCGCACTGACCGGCGAAGGCATGGACGCCTTGGCCGGGCTGGCCCCGGGGCATGTGGAAACGGTGCGGGAGCTCGTCTTCGACGGCCTCGATGCCCGCGATGTTGAAGACCTGGAACGGGTGGGCAGGAAAATCCTGGCCCGGATTGAGCCCGGAACCAACGTCCTCGACCCACTGAACCCCAGCGAGAGGTAG